The following DNA comes from Bacillota bacterium.
GAGGATCAATTTTGGCCCAACATCAGGAAAGATAGGAAAAAAAGGAGGTCTTTTAAGTTCTATAGCGAATTATTGTGTATAAGGAATGCACAGTATAAAGTTGAAAGTGAACCCTCTAATCCCTATTCCCCCCTTCACATTAATTCCCATTAGTTCTAAACATCTTTTTTATGTAAGAAACGAACTCCCAGGGTAGTATTAGATAAAAAAGACGGGGGATAGAAAATTAATCCACCTGCTGCTCTTTTTTTATCTACCGGACATTATCTACTGAGTGATGCTTACGAGTAAGCCACCTCGCACGAACTGATCTTTGGTTTTCGTCTTTTCGGTGGTGAAACTGACACTTTTGATGGGTTTAATAAATGGATAAACCTCCTCATTAAATTCCTGGCGCTCAGATTCACCCATGGAACTTCTAAACAAATCTAACCCTTTTCTGATGTCAACAAATAAACAGGTGTCGCTGTGTGTTTTGTTACCAATGGCCTCTCTGAAAGCTGCACTGTTGGCCAAAGCCACGCTATTGCTACCCATGGCCTTTCTAAGTGTTTCCAATGAAGAGCCTATTATTAAATAATCATTGCGAAAACCGTAGCCAAAAGCGACATTTCCTGTGTAGAGATCACGAACCAAATGAACCTCTTGACCGTTAATAGTTTCATCATCTTTTTCAAATTCGGAGTTTTCTATCATTCTATGCATAATCATTTCTGTCTTACTGCTTGCTCTCTGCGAATCACTCACTCCTATCATGGCATACATCCCTAGATTACTACCACTGCTGCCAAAAAACGTAGTATTGTCGGGCAAAACAGCAAAGGCAATTTCCCCTCTCATCCACGAGAATACGTCATGCTCAAGGTCAATTCCCAGTTCTTGCTCTATGTTTTCACCGTAATCTTCTCCATACCGTAAGTTTTCTATATCCCTGTTTAGATTTTCCAAGGCAGTCTTCAAGTCAGCACATCCAAAGTAGGCAATGGCATCGCCCGGAGTAATGTTAAGGGTCCCTGCCAGACTACCGCTCCTCGAGGATTCGGTATCACCGATTTCAGTTTTTTCTGGGTTACAAGCCAGAACATAGTCCAGGCGGACTCCCTCATCTTCACAGGACAATGACAAGCCCATGCCTTTGTACAACTGAAGTTGATGTAGTTGATCAAAATTTAAATCACTTTCTCTGGATATTGCACCAGCTAAATCACGAAAATCTATATACATCGAGCCCAATCTGCTTTTTGGTAATTGAGCCATGACATTTTTATAGTCCTGATTCTTGGATAAACTTCCTTGACCTTTGTCTTTAGATTTATCGATCGCCTGGCAAATGAGATCCTCACTATCCGATAAAAGTAAAAAATTTCGTACGTAGGCATAAACCAACGGGGTGTAACCGGAACGCTCCTCCTGCACTGTAATCTTAATCCCTTGATAGTCCCTTTCTTGGAAGTCAGCACCCTCTCTTTCAAGCTTGCTGCGCACTTTCTCCAAAAAAAGATCCGTCTTTTTTTTGTTTTTCGTAGCTACTGTAACAAGGACACCTGGTTTGCTGTGGTTTATGGTATCGACATCCGGCATCATAAAAGCTACCTCTCTACCAAGCCAAGGTTTTATGTCGTTTTCATAATCAATATCCGAATCTTTCTTTAATTGATTCTGGTAGTCATCCAGGATCTTCTTAACCTCCGGTATGGACATATAGATATCCTTAATGCGATTAAAGTTCTTCACCTGGCCTAAATCAGGGTTGATGACACAAAACATGTCGGTGCCTTCAGGCGCTATGACCGCCGCATATGCGGATCTGCTATGCACGATGATCGCCCAGGAAACGAAGGCAATGATTAAGACCAAGCAGGCCACACTCGCTATTATCAAAGTAATTTTGCTCTTGTTTCTGGACGCTGCTAATGGACCACCGCAGACCGGGCAAAACTTCGCCTCTGCCTCCGGTACATGGACATTACATTTCGAACATGTCCTCATCAATCGAGCCTCCTTTAGATTAGTTATTTCTGAAAAAAGCCCCGTTCCTTCCAGCCTGTTAATTAACACCCCCTTAGACTTTTGTATACTTAGTACCCTAGATTACTTAATTGCTCCAAACCCATCTTGGCTTCTTCATTCGTTGGGTCTATCTCTAATGCTTTTTGGAAGCTAGCCTTTGACTTATTGTGACTTTTCACACCCTGCGATTAGCTTAATCCTATTGACGTTCATGCCAGCACCTCTCTTGCAGAGTGGCTACAAAGGTTCCACGGAGACCAGTTCAGAGCTCCCTCTGATAGGTCGGTCGTATGTCCAACTCCAGTTTGACCTAACCATACCTAACCCCTTGACATACCAGATCTCCCCACTGCCTTTGTGTACTTCGTTGGTAGCGCCTCTTAACACCGTCTCTTCCCACACGAATTTCGCTGCCTTCATTTCCCTGCCCATAACCAACAATTTCTCAAACCCCACAAATTCTACGCTACGAGTATGTTTATCTGTTCGGCTAAAAGTCCGTTGAGTTTCGTGGTGCAGCTGGCTTATCTCAGCTTGGAAGGTGTTGTCCCAGCTACTGCCGGACCTTACGTACCTCAGACAATAGTTATCACCCAGATAATTGATCAGAGATGTATCCTGGGAAATGATATGCTGCCTCATTGTTTTACGAATACCATCGTTACAGAGCACGTACCAGTCAGAGTCACGATTGCCGTTAGACTCGCTCGTTGACTGGTAGCAACCAGGACTTACGGCATGCCAGGTTTCAGTCTCTTCGTCCCCATCTGATTGCCTAAACGTATACCTGAACCCTAGCCTGGGTACATAGTAGTCAAACGTAAGACCGTCTGATAACACGTTCAACGGAAAAGGCGTCTCAAGGAAGTAACTATAGAGTTCCTGCTCCATCGCTGTAAGGGCCATCCAGTTGTACATTACATACTCGGTAACGTATTGCTTGTAACAGTCGCTCTTTGAACTTATCTCAGACAGCACCCTCAAGGCCTCAATGTTTGGCTGCAGACCAAAACTGTCTTGCGCCCATTTGAGCGCGGCTCCTGAGTCACCGGCCATCAAGTGGAACCTGGCGACATCAGCCATAATCCATGGTCCTACCTGCTTGTTTGAGAGTTCCAAAGCTATCTCCTTAGCACGGTCCTTTTGACCGGCCTTCAGTACGGCCATCGCTGCCATAATCTTTGCTTTGTGGTTCCCTTCGTGCTGGGCAACTTGCCGGTTGTAGACATCTATTGCTTCCTCGTATTGACCATTGCAGTAAAAAGCGTAGAGTCTTATTGCGGAGGCTACGTTTTTATTAGAAATACTATAGGTGGACTTAATCAGGTCCAGCCAGTTCTCGCTGAAGATGTTTCTAAGGGCCAAGTAAGCGTTAGCCTGATTGGGGTTGAGCGCCAGCGATTCTACTAGGCTGTCCAGGGCCCTATTAGTCTCCCCTGCAAGTGCATACAGGCTGGCCAAGGCAACATAGCCACGGCTTTTATCGGCGTTGCTTTGGATGGCTTTCTCGATGGTATTGCGAGCCAGATCGAATTGTCCCTGCTGCTGATATAAAAAGGCTAGTCCCTGATAGGCCTCAAAGATGTCCGGATGTTGCTCAATCAGTTCCTTGTACGCCTTCTCCGCTTCCTGAAGATCGCCCTTATCAATATACATCCCAGCCAGGCTTAGACGCAGTTGGATGAGATCCTGGGCCTCAAGTACGTGAATGCCTTGTTCGTAGGTGTCGTGGGCTTGATCGTACTTCCCCTGAATGGTGTAGACTTTCGCCAACCCCTGGTAAGCCTTCACACATTTTTTGTCAATCTCAATTGCTTCCTGGTAGGCCAGGATAGCCTCTTCGAACTTGTTCTCGGCCAGGTACTTGACAGCAAGCTCAAGCTTGTCGGCCACTTTCGAACCAGCGCCCTGGCTGCAGCCCGCTATCAAAATAAAAACCAACGCCAATCCGATTAGGAGACTATACCCCTGCTTACTGTGCAAAACCGCACCCCTCCTTGGCTACTCCGCTATTTGACGAACGACTTTCCAGGACCGTGTCGGAATCAAGCCGTCCCGTCCCACCCAAGAGACTAGCCCTACAATTAGAACAGATGTCGCTTTCATTATTGTGCTTGGTCCCACAGCGTGGACAGTAGGGCATGGTAACATTTCGCTGTCAGCCTGCGAACGGTATTCAGACTTCTTTGTTTATGCTAAGGTCAGCCTGGATGGGTCTTCAATTGTACCGAACCATAGTTCCTGGTTGTGTGATCGACATACCAACTTTACAGCACAAAACATTTTTCTTAAACCTCAAATTTCAGTATGAGCGGGCTGGCCTATTCCCCATCCTTCAGCGCATATACGGACCAATAGTCGCTGAGATAGATTACACCATCCACAACGACGGGATCTGTTTCACTTAGATCCTCACCACAGTCCATCATCCACTTCTCCTCCCCGGTCTTGCTGTCGACCGCGTAGAAGCGGCCCCCATAGTTGCCGAAATAGACCGTTCCATCTGCAACAGCGGGGGGTGATATTCGCCACCCGTGTGAATTATGCTTCCATACTAGCTGGCCGTTGTCGACATCCACGGCATATAAGTATTCTTCAGCTCCACCTACATAGACCATCCCATCCGCCACTGCAGGGGAAGAAAATAGTTCCTCCGTTGAATCGAACAACCATTTCACCTCTCCAGTTCGGCAATCCACAGCGTACAGTTCGTCGTGGTTAGCCAGGTACACTACCCCGTCAGCTACGGCCGGCGTCGTTCGAGTCCACTGTGCACCGGTCTGTAAACACCAAATTCCCTTACCGGTCCTGATATCGACACCGTGCAGATACCCTTCTGTGTCCACAACATATACCATTCCGTTGCCCACAGCTGGAGAGGATACTATCGGCGCTTTGGCTTCATATCGCCATTTTGCTTTACCTTTTTTACAGTCAACTGCGTATAGAAACCCGTCATCGCAGCAAAAAAAAGCAGTGTTTTGATCAAAACAAGGAGACGAAACATCACCGTTGCCTGCTTGAAAGGCCCATTTCTCTTCTCCCGTTCTGCTGTCAAGAGCGTGCAGAACATTAAGGGATCCAACATAAACAGTACCATTGCATACTGCAGGGGATGCATTTACCGAGAAGTCCAATTTCCATTTCCATTTGAGAGTACCGGTTTTATAATCAATAGCGTATATACCATCCGTGCCACCGCAGTATACTACGCTCTCAGAAAGAACAGGTGGTGTCATTCCCTCCGCTTTGAATTTCCACATCATTTGTGGAGCCTGGTGAATACCTTTTGTCATATAGAAGCCAGTCCTTTGCGAATTACCACGAAAAACTGCGACTTGCCCCCCGGTAATTACCTCGGGCTCGTCTTTGGTTTCGGGGCGGGCAGTGTTCTCACTGTTGTTACACGTACCCCACCAGCAGAAACAGGAACAACGGGATGAGAAGCACAGAAAACAGCTTCATAACATCACCATCCTTCTTATTCTTCTACGCACCATTTTTGATCGTGTCAGCACACAGGTTAGACTCACTGACAACTACAACCCACCGTTGACAGCCAGCTCAAGTTGTTCAGTCACCTTGGACCCGGCGCCCTGGCTGCAGCCCAAGATAGCTA
Coding sequences within:
- a CDS encoding DUF3352 domain-containing protein → MRTCSKCNVHVPEAEAKFCPVCGGPLAASRNKSKITLIIASVACLVLIIAFVSWAIIVHSRSAYAAVIAPEGTDMFCVINPDLGQVKNFNRIKDIYMSIPEVKKILDDYQNQLKKDSDIDYENDIKPWLGREVAFMMPDVDTINHSKPGVLVTVATKNKKKTDLFLEKVRSKLEREGADFQERDYQGIKITVQEERSGYTPLVYAYVRNFLLLSDSEDLICQAIDKSKDKGQGSLSKNQDYKNVMAQLPKSRLGSMYIDFRDLAGAISRESDLNFDQLHQLQLYKGMGLSLSCEDEGVRLDYVLACNPEKTEIGDTESSRSGSLAGTLNITPGDAIAYFGCADLKTALENLNRDIENLRYGEDYGENIEQELGIDLEHDVFSWMRGEIAFAVLPDNTTFFGSSGSNLGMYAMIGVSDSQRASSKTEMIMHRMIENSEFEKDDETINGQEVHLVRDLYTGNVAFGYGFRNDYLIIGSSLETLRKAMGSNSVALANSAAFREAIGNKTHSDTCLFVDIRKGLDLFRSSMGESERQEFNEEVYPFIKPIKSVSFTTEKTKTKDQFVRGGLLVSITQ
- a CDS encoding tetratricopeptide repeat protein, encoding MHSKQGYSLLIGLALVFILIAGCSQGAGSKVADKLELAVKYLAENKFEEAILAYQEAIEIDKKCVKAYQGLAKVYTIQGKYDQAHDTYEQGIHVLEAQDLIQLRLSLAGMYIDKGDLQEAEKAYKELIEQHPDIFEAYQGLAFLYQQQGQFDLARNTIEKAIQSNADKSRGYVALASLYALAGETNRALDSLVESLALNPNQANAYLALRNIFSENWLDLIKSTYSISNKNVASAIRLYAFYCNGQYEEAIDVYNRQVAQHEGNHKAKIMAAMAVLKAGQKDRAKEIALELSNKQVGPWIMADVARFHLMAGDSGAALKWAQDSFGLQPNIEALRVLSEISSKSDCYKQYVTEYVMYNWMALTAMEQELYSYFLETPFPLNVLSDGLTFDYYVPRLGFRYTFRQSDGDEETETWHAVSPGCYQSTSESNGNRDSDWYVLCNDGIRKTMRQHIISQDTSLINYLGDNYCLRYVRSGSSWDNTFQAEISQLHHETQRTFSRTDKHTRSVEFVGFEKLLVMGREMKAAKFVWEETVLRGATNEVHKGSGEIWYVKGLGMVRSNWSWTYDRPIRGSSELVSVEPL
- a CDS encoding PQQ-binding-like beta-propeller repeat protein, with amino-acid sequence MMWKFKAEGMTPPVLSESVVYCGGTDGIYAIDYKTGTLKWKWKLDFSVNASPAVCNGTVYVGSLNVLHALDSRTGEEKWAFQAGNGDVSSPCFDQNTAFFCCDDGFLYAVDCKKGKAKWRYEAKAPIVSSPAVGNGMVYVVDTEGYLHGVDIRTGKGIWCLQTGAQWTRTTPAVADGVVYLANHDELYAVDCRTGEVKWLFDSTEELFSSPAVADGMVYVGGAEEYLYAVDVDNGQLVWKHNSHGWRISPPAVADGTVYFGNYGGRFYAVDSKTGEEKWMMDCGEDLSETDPVVVDGVIYLSDYWSVYALKDGE